The sequence below is a genomic window from Silene latifolia isolate original U9 population chromosome 7, ASM4854445v1, whole genome shotgun sequence.
AAGTGTGAAGACCACATATAACCATGCTCAATAGCAATATTGCAAGAACACACCAAAATTCcaaatttaacattcatatgaaaTAGCTAACACATAAAACACACTAATTTGAATtaaatgtcgagtaacctatcactggTAACTTTTTGCAACTTCAATCTTCAAGGGAGTCGTCTATCTCAAAAGAATCCATTTCCGGGTCGTTCAAGTCTCTCCCTAGAACACAAAAATGACAGAATTAGTTGGAAGGTTTCAAACTTTGGTTAACACAAGAATTTCGAAATCTAGAAGGGAAGAAAAGTTGAcatctttcttacttagaaagatgaAGGGCTTTATGGTGGTTTTTAAGAAGAGAAAAGAGTATGAAAATAGGCCCAATTGTAAACTAGGTCCAATAAGGTGAAATGAAACAATTTTCATTAAACACTCTTCTCATGGTGAACGATACGACTATGCTTATCATAATAATTATTATGCTTCTAAgctatattttataaaaataagcaTTAAAATATAATTATCTTTAGATAAAAGGTTAAAGTTATTTTAAAACCATAGCGAAaagcgcgggtgttacaatcatccctacttttaaaaagtttcgtcctcgaaacttgaagcaAGAGAGATTACCTCAAGAAAACAAACTCGGATACTTGATACTCATAGAAGCTTCCGGTTCCCACGTATCTTCTTCTACGTtaccacacttccacaaaaccttcactaAGGGTACAACCTTACTTCTGAACTTATTATCCTTCTTGTCCAAGATGCAAATTGGTCTCTTTTCCAAGAATAGACtgggctcaagctcgggaatctcattttgcaacacatgacttgGGTCACTAACGTACTTCCTAAGTTGGGATACATGAAAAACATCATGAACGTTACCCAAACATGGGGGCAATTCCAACTTGTAAGCCACGACACTAATTCTTTGCACCAcatcataaggtccaatgtacttaggactcaacttccctttaactCCAAATCTTTTCACTCCCTTCATAGGGGATACTTTCAAGAAAACTTTATCATCAACTTCAAATTCCAAGGGTCGACGGTGAACATTGGCATATGACTTTTGGCGATCTTGAGGGCCTTTTATTCTATGTCGAATGAGCTTCACATGGtcaattgtagatacctcatttctacaccttccgccaaccacccagtgatgattgggccgcatgtttggtacacagaacgatttataacagttcgtaagtttatcgtcaagtgataactcaaatccttgtgtctaccccttgatcgccatctacgcgccgatacggtcgttttgacagtaattagagttcatttggagtccgggtaaaaaattACTTCATTTTTAAGAAACTGTTTAAAATACCGAGTccgaatgttctagaatattctagatatttattccataatttaattttatatcttttggcaaaatatcatccataaatcatattTTACGAAATACCCTAAtaaaattttatatcttttggtaaaatatcttccatatatcatattttacggaataaggaagtataaatctaccgcaattccataatagaaacgcagaaatctttcttccggaggaggaaacctctggggaaatgacgcagcagatgctgcgcctttTGGAAGGACCGCAAcagttgttgcgcctcttctccatccctttttggttgtttacggaatatttccgtgatttcttacCAAAGTTTGTAttattccaaaactcttcacattttttggtataaatagagaccttcggtctccatatttttcacgcgagtatccgcccttttcttctctctttgcattctagactttgctctaagctttcgacgcctacgtgcttcaTCGATCGACCACGtcagctcagatcattctgagtaccattcatgttgcatgaccaaccaatttgagCACCACACATCAATGAATTAATCTAAAATCTTCCAACGAGGGCagtttctacatacattcgagtagagaaatcactaacgttaacttagttaatctcgtttcgtcaaacatgtaagtctgagggtgtaaatcccatctctatttattgtattttatttttgtacccattaatgtaaggtttacgtcaaaagtatatttaAAACCGACTTAAAACAAACCTTTTATAAAACTGTTTTTACCTAACAGCAGATATCAaatgtcgagaagaaacgcagaagcagctgcgcctcttcgaagagtcgcaacaTTTGTTGCGCCTTTTTTCAGGTCGCTTGtcgctcctgctcttcttctccCTCCTCGGGTTTCTGTTGTTTTGTTCTTTTTCCGTCTTATATTCCTTTTTCGTTCATTCTTCAGTATATAAACCATGTTTTAATCATTCCTTTTTAATTATAACGTTTTATTTCGACTTAAATCCTTTATaactcgatatttgcgggttttcgtcactaaatgaAACCCGGATTTTAGCAACTCGATTTGTCCAcatcaagtttctgggattcgtcttttgtacatagtttCCTTTATTTGATTTCAATTTATCAAActcttttcgaattcttttttaaATTCGTTCCTTTGATATTTCCGACACCGTAAATAAGTCTAATTCGTTCTAACTCATTTTAAGTCGTTTTAACccgtttttatcatttttatgacgGCTCCATATGTAATTAACCTACTAAATCATTTCCACTTTAGTCTAAATATCAATAATTAATCGTAAATAtgccaacgaatattaacaaatagcggttctgacttcacagatagagctcaactcaagaagaGACGCAGGAGGAGCTGCGCCCCTTCCAAAGgagcgcagcagatgctgcgcctgttctgagatgattTATGTCCCTGAATTTCGTTCTCGCTTTGACCCAGCTTCTAATTACGTGTTAAATTAACTAATAATTGTAATATCGCCCTTAATctaatctattttattactctaatttctaaccttttattgtcctttctttttattttcaaaattccGTTTAAgtgtacttttgacgtaaaccaATTAAACCATTGTAATCGATTgtcatttttattattgtttttgtttatcgtatttattatttatgtatgatttatttacttgtattcacatgtaatcaattctaaatcTCATTTCGACATAATTAATTGCTAAATTAtttattcaccgacttagtctaatctcacatgctaggattaatctgtggatgttgcattgcatacatataatggacgacatatcaaatatgaatagcttccctaatcattagtagagcccgctatcgaggcaggcggaattagtgttcagtaaaaggacttcctaatacgtaccctcatcccttactccagatctctgtgaacatctgtgttcattgacatccacgaaattcattctagacatagaatggtaagggtaacgagttcttagagttcatgtcactactttgtgtcttggcatgacacgaggtattcaaacggttccaatttcccataaaaaatggtggcgactccacaaatgcaggcttattcaacctttcaccggtttcaattcCTCACAAAtaggtaacggcccatgacgtgctttggcaatccaaggttctgtgggagaagtgccgccgcctcaaaCAACGCAATGCGCGGGTTGCTCATGTCCATAATAACATATAAGCACTCGAAGTtatattatattatgcataatgctgacacgggttttggcttaataagggtggttacacaccaaacaatcaatccccgattttcaagagggataccaatccaaacaaaaagtgtaaggagggtgccctagcctcgttcaCGTAGGaagtgaaagctctttgacgaaacagaaatgtgttacgtcaatggtatgcttgacttaatcgggattcaaaacgcatGGATGAGAAatctcacgccgacgagacgagccaattggtcgaaaagggttaggttgtgggtccggtgacaaggaacccgacttatgaccgtaatatcaattaatgtactttaaccacgacctcgttcgagtttcacctcaaaggatcacaaagacacaagtgtcctagtttttcccagcggagtcaccaatctgtggacatagccacctacgaCGCCCAACCGATCTGTGGGCATGCAGCggtttttgaaagccacgcttggcTGTAACACCCCAATTTATTTAGGAGACTTTAACAAGatattcccaataaataggactgttaccatctcggttttccgaggtaaatgatacaaattaaaacaaaccaaagtactttaataactttaactgaaataatggttttattacattgccaaccgattaaatttaaaccttaacattacaatataccacgcagcggaaattacaaaaataaagttgtataagtcaactaagtgatctagacagcaactatggtccaagtcgagttcacgtcccaatgctcccaagtcgcCTAATCTTTAGACTCATCAAATATGcaccccattatggttcatcacaggtattcacgaatacactgtcaaccacgaggttgagtagaaaactaaacaatgaataagATTACAGCAACCTGCAATAGCTCTGTTACACAAATGAATAATATTTTATGTGTATGTAAAAGGAGATTGGAGAAGGGAGTAATGAGAAGTTCAATAGCATTGCTCTTAGCGCATTACTGTGTGTGCACTCAAGGAGTACAAAAAATGGAAATTTATGTTGTCCCTCTTTTTTCAGGTGGTATGGATATATCACTGCCAGTAGACAAATTGAAAATTGCTTCGAGCGGTTTAGACGCCTCCTCGACAACTGTGGCCAAGTAAAAAAAATGCTGAACTTAATTCTCATATGTTGTTACAGAAGTCAATTTTGCCTTAGATTTGTTCGGGTTTGAATATCGGACTTTGGATAAACTGATAAAGTGACACATGAATAGTGATTTACGAGTGAACAAGTAGATCCGACATTAATTTTAGAGAGTTTTGGTGTGTCGAGGGGGAAAAGGGAAAATGGGGAGGGTTTGAGTTAATTATTAACAATGTACTGTATTAAGTATTTTAAGACTCGTGTTAAGTTAGGAGATAAAGATAGTTTAGGTTACgttgttgatgatgatgttgttgttCTATATGTTAATATGGTATTAAGTCTTTCTGCTGCATTTCATACATTTTAGTCTCTTTGTTAGATTGCCGGTTTGATGGCAAGGTAGAATTCATGGTTGTTCCGGTGTTTTTTCAAAGGGTTTAATAACAAACATGATTTTT
It includes:
- the LOC141590493 gene encoding uncharacterized protein LOC141590493 → MKGVKRFGVKGKLSPKYIGPYDVVQRISVVAYKLELPPCLGNVHDVFHVSQLRKYVSDPSHVLQNEIPELEPSLFLEKRPICILDKKDNKFRSKVVPLVKVLWKCGNVEEDTWEPEASMSIKYPRRDLNDPEMDSFEIDDSLED